From the Candidatus Peregrinibacteria bacterium genome, one window contains:
- a CDS encoding PrsW family intramembrane metalloprotease, producing MPSLSSFFLALCCATIPVTLWFFILRRKGSEKNLGRFFLTFFLSGVGAFLFLWAEPRFMSHIQSTGFLLFLFFVVFGGIIEYYKNSIVRLCGTRFFRNIDDVLDLSFAAALGFAFFENFIVFLGAFLSQDMGLVKLTKFLLLQGFFITPIHLFCSGVFGYFYGMGLFAGEELREKNNSSLSFRFFSPLFSFFSPDSQFKATKILQGTILSILIYGIFYWFLKRDFYLSDFLGVFGFSFQIDEQLIPFIALFYFQTGTLLFFTLMDKKRRWASRGLLLQK from the coding sequence ATGCCTTCTCTCTCCTCCTTTTTTTTGGCACTCTGTTGCGCCACCATTCCCGTGACGCTGTGGTTTTTTATCTTGCGACGAAAAGGTTCAGAGAAGAATCTTGGGCGTTTTTTTCTCACATTTTTTCTTTCTGGTGTTGGTGCCTTTCTTTTTCTCTGGGCGGAACCACGGTTTATGAGCCACATTCAAAGTACAGGATTCCTTCTTTTTCTCTTTTTTGTGGTTTTTGGTGGCATCATTGAGTATTACAAAAACTCTATTGTGCGCCTTTGTGGAACACGTTTTTTTCGAAATATTGATGATGTTCTTGATCTCAGTTTTGCCGCCGCACTTGGGTTTGCCTTCTTTGAAAATTTTATCGTATTTCTTGGGGCATTTTTATCGCAAGATATGGGACTGGTAAAACTTACAAAATTTCTTTTGCTTCAGGGATTTTTTATTACTCCTATTCATCTTTTTTGCTCGGGGGTGTTTGGCTATTTCTACGGAATGGGGCTTTTTGCGGGGGAAGAGTTGCGAGAGAAAAACAACTCCTCTTTGTCGTTTCGTTTTTTTTCGCCATTGTTCTCATTTTTTTCGCCAGATTCCCAATTTAAGGCGACAAAAATTTTGCAAGGTACCATTCTCTCTATTCTTATCTACGGCATTTTTTACTGGTTTTTGAAGCGTGATTTTTACCTTTCCGATTTTCTCGGTGTCTTTGGATTTTCTTTCCAAATTGACGAACAACTTATCCCCTTTATTGCACTGTTTTATTTTCAAACGGGAACGCTCCTCTTTTTTACGCTTATGGACAAAAAACGCAGATGGGCTTCTCGCGGGCTTCTTCTTCAAAAATGA
- a CDS encoding type IV secretion system DNA-binding domain-containing protein gives MKSFFRILIEFWFLLPLAVMFFVSYAKEMSFEEFQGIFSYLRARPLEFLIDSFTIWFMLSFGFKMMRWWYHERKAEDEIVLEVTVPRLDSKSDYEKKQEKDFREKVAVMTQFFRAITEISEMNLWNDIKNILWDFDKVSFEMALIDRQLRFFVVVDSYYQSILEKQITSFFPSANIEPVPDYEFKTPTNIVNGFYLHTVKDYWFPIKGMKEMENDPLNDMANVFSKLEEDERAVFQMVINPRSDEGWRKKAERKSEKYFKREKDFFIPILSNIPFLGDIISTILSIIIPGGEDRFGGSDAPGASSGDHYIRMVQSKEEVAKRMGEKAGQVGFDVSIRVLAAANTWQRVEEILNNLVVGMTIYKDAYSNWFNNRRIVPVNILNSPLILHGFRRRLCNFYLGRTSLMVPEELATLFHFPDAKYNPIPLIKWLKYKVLPPPVNLPREGLLLGMNRFRGEGQKVFISYPDRSRHHYIIGKSGSGKSAVLSFMARQDAQNGKGFCVVDPHGDLIEDILRYIPKERARDVVVFDPADIERPMGLNLLEAASPEQKDRASLDAMNIFIKLFGNEIFGPRIQHYFRNGCLTLMDDEEEGATLIDLPRLFVDEAFQKYKVSKCQNTVVRQFWENEMSKTGAREKEEMIPYFSSKFGPFITNTTMRNIIGQGKSAFDIRKVMDEGKILLVNLSKGRIGDINAQLLGLIFVNKISMAALSRADIPEDERRDFYLYVDEFQNFATDAFADILSEARKYKLALIMAHQYIGQLQNTSDMTYEKQPKLRDAVFGNVGTMMSFKVGAEDAEYLEKEYAPDLSQQDIIGIANYKAYIKLNIDNATSRPFSLETIWDTTGSSKKISEIIKDYSRLKYGRKKEFVDQEIEARLGIIE, from the coding sequence ATGAAATCCTTTTTTCGCATTCTTATTGAATTTTGGTTTTTACTTCCGCTCGCGGTGATGTTTTTTGTGTCGTACGCAAAAGAGATGAGTTTTGAGGAATTTCAAGGAATATTTTCGTATCTTAGAGCGCGTCCATTGGAGTTTCTTATCGATAGTTTTACCATTTGGTTCATGCTCTCTTTTGGTTTTAAGATGATGCGCTGGTGGTATCACGAGCGAAAAGCAGAGGATGAAATTGTGCTTGAAGTAACAGTTCCACGACTCGATTCCAAATCGGACTACGAAAAGAAGCAAGAAAAAGACTTTCGCGAGAAAGTAGCAGTGATGACACAGTTTTTCCGTGCTATTACTGAAATTTCCGAAATGAATCTCTGGAATGATATTAAAAATATTTTGTGGGACTTCGACAAAGTATCGTTTGAAATGGCACTTATTGATCGTCAGCTTCGTTTTTTTGTTGTTGTTGATTCCTATTACCAATCTATTCTCGAAAAGCAGATCACTTCATTTTTTCCTTCTGCCAATATTGAACCGGTTCCCGATTATGAATTTAAAACTCCAACAAATATTGTGAATGGATTTTATCTCCATACCGTTAAAGATTATTGGTTTCCCATTAAGGGAATGAAGGAAATGGAAAACGATCCGCTCAACGATATGGCAAATGTTTTTTCGAAACTCGAAGAAGATGAACGTGCCGTTTTTCAAATGGTTATCAACCCAAGAAGCGATGAGGGATGGCGAAAAAAAGCAGAACGAAAGTCAGAAAAATATTTTAAGCGAGAAAAAGATTTTTTTATTCCTATCCTTTCGAATATCCCTTTTTTGGGAGACATTATCTCCACCATTCTTTCCATTATTATTCCTGGTGGAGAAGATCGTTTTGGTGGAAGTGATGCTCCCGGAGCGAGTTCTGGTGATCACTATATTCGTATGGTGCAGTCGAAAGAAGAGGTGGCAAAGCGTATGGGGGAAAAAGCCGGGCAAGTAGGGTTTGATGTTTCCATTCGTGTTCTTGCGGCGGCAAACACGTGGCAGAGAGTGGAAGAAATTCTCAATAATCTCGTCGTTGGTATGACCATTTATAAAGATGCTTACAGCAACTGGTTTAATAATCGGCGTATTGTTCCGGTGAATATTTTGAATTCTCCACTTATTCTCCATGGTTTTCGTCGGAGGCTTTGCAATTTTTACCTCGGAAGAACTTCCCTTATGGTTCCCGAAGAATTGGCGACTCTCTTCCATTTTCCCGATGCAAAGTACAATCCTATTCCGCTCATTAAATGGTTAAAGTACAAAGTACTTCCCCCTCCTGTAAATCTTCCTCGAGAAGGACTTCTTCTTGGTATGAATCGTTTTCGTGGAGAGGGGCAAAAGGTCTTTATTTCGTATCCCGATCGCTCTCGTCATCACTATATTATTGGAAAATCTGGTTCTGGAAAATCTGCAGTTCTTAGTTTTATGGCGCGACAAGATGCTCAGAATGGAAAGGGATTTTGTGTGGTTGATCCGCATGGGGATCTTATTGAAGATATTCTCCGATATATTCCCAAGGAGCGCGCGCGTGATGTTGTTGTGTTTGATCCAGCAGATATAGAACGTCCTATGGGGCTCAATCTCCTTGAGGCGGCAAGTCCAGAGCAAAAAGATCGTGCGAGCCTGGACGCAATGAATATTTTTATTAAACTTTTCGGGAATGAAATTTTTGGTCCACGTATTCAGCATTATTTTCGCAATGGATGTCTCACACTCATGGACGATGAAGAAGAGGGCGCAACACTTATCGATTTACCACGACTTTTTGTAGATGAAGCGTTTCAGAAGTATAAAGTCAGTAAGTGCCAGAACACAGTGGTGCGACAGTTTTGGGAGAATGAAATGTCAAAAACTGGTGCACGTGAAAAAGAGGAGATGATCCCCTATTTCTCGAGCAAATTCGGTCCCTTTATTACCAATACCACTATGCGGAATATTATTGGGCAGGGAAAATCTGCTTTTGATATTCGCAAGGTGATGGACGAGGGGAAAATTCTTCTCGTAAATCTTTCGAAAGGACGTATTGGCGATATTAATGCTCAGCTTTTGGGACTTATTTTTGTGAATAAAATTTCCATGGCGGCACTTTCACGTGCAGATATACCCGAAGATGAACGGCGTGATTTTTATCTTTATGTTGATGAGTTCCAAAATTTCGCAACAGATGCATTTGCCGATATTCTCTCGGAGGCGCGAAAGTATAAACTCGCGCTCATCATGGCACATCAGTATATTGGACAGCTTCAAAATACATCGGATATGACGTACGAGAAACAACCAAAACTTCGTGACGCCGTTTTTGGAAATGTAGGAACTATGATGAGTTTTAAAGTGGGAGCAGAAGACGCAGAGTATCTCGAAAAGGAATATGCACCAGACCTTTCACAGCAAGATATTATCGGCATTGCAAACTACAAAGCCTACATTAAACTCAATATTGACAATGCTACAAGTCGACCATTTTCACTAGAAACTATTTGGGATACTACAGGAAGTAGTAAAAAAATATCGGAAATCATTAAAGACTATTCGCGTCTCAAATATGGGCGAAAAAAAGAATTTGTTGATCAAGAAATCGAAGCACGTCTTGGAATTATTGAATAG
- a CDS encoding ribonuclease HI family protein, which translates to MDLSKCTYSLFSDGGSRGNPGNAGAGFVLLDASGNEISAGKKYLGRATNNIAEYTALILGLQKAQEMGIFSLNCFLDSELIVRQLSGQYRVKHPDLKPLFLEVQKRAYFFKSISFLHVPRAQNKRADQLANEAMDEAE; encoded by the coding sequence ATGGATCTTTCAAAATGCACCTATTCTCTTTTTTCCGATGGTGGAAGCAGGGGAAATCCGGGAAATGCAGGTGCTGGCTTTGTTCTGTTGGATGCCTCGGGAAACGAGATATCCGCCGGAAAAAAATATCTCGGAAGAGCAACCAACAATATTGCAGAATACACCGCGCTTATTTTAGGACTTCAAAAAGCACAAGAAATGGGGATTTTTTCGCTCAATTGTTTTTTGGATTCAGAACTTATTGTTCGCCAACTTTCTGGGCAGTATCGTGTGAAACACCCCGATCTGAAACCGCTTTTTTTAGAAGTTCAAAAGAGAGCATATTTCTTTAAAAGTATTTCATTTTTGCATGTTCCGCGAGCTCAAAATAAGCGTGCCGATCAGTTAGCAAATGAGGCAATGGATGAAGCAGAATGA
- the secD gene encoding protein translocase subunit SecD: protein MRNRYRVALVCILVLFAGVIAMPQNWKEGIPSEQTKNFLLGKKIHYGLDLAGGSQLDFKVDMSRVREKIAAGENIREEDVLNGVKSTLQRRIDPDGTRELNIYASDFDGEKHIFVELTSDIDTPETREKLLKRIDLEFKEPNTETGDAEKNKIETLANEALQKAIEGTSLEELETEYAPTAEESFYHISLNPDQKKYQDQLPKDLAEELWGAEPNTVFSKLIPTEGNYTIDQFSQQLRPIEGFSIALLKSKEMTDRTKKESGEDFTTVADEVSEDEVREKTVDELPEDTRQTVLTTVQPNQISEVLEVEGKFVVYKLINAVDENSPARVLQIVTTKKEATEAARKRVMSQDVTTKEEQLVYDELFFEAVPEQWKSIGLDGQYFKIAKISQDQTGLPVTSIEFTNEGAQKFEEITGRLVGKPMAIFVGGEFISAPIIQEKISGGTAQISFKRSLNYLEAQKEAISLARDLNAGAIPAPIALDGEVKIAASLGIDALQTSLLGAGIGFVLLSIWLLFSYRVLGLFAVFSLCVYVVLLVGILKFFPQFVLTLSGIAGVILSVGMAVDANVLIFERMREELRSGKNFSTSIAVGFDRAWTSIRDANLTTLIVCGILYLFGTSMIKGFATMLAIGIILSMFTAIAVTRVFMKTIVGTKISRNPALLTKL, encoded by the coding sequence ATGAGGAATCGGTATCGAGTAGCTCTTGTATGTATTCTTGTGCTTTTCGCTGGGGTAATCGCCATGCCACAGAATTGGAAAGAAGGCATCCCATCGGAACAAACAAAAAACTTTCTCCTCGGAAAGAAGATTCATTATGGACTCGATTTAGCAGGAGGATCCCAACTCGATTTCAAGGTAGATATGAGTCGAGTTCGAGAAAAAATTGCCGCTGGAGAAAATATTCGCGAAGAGGATGTTTTAAATGGTGTTAAGTCGACCCTTCAACGACGAATCGACCCCGACGGAACACGAGAACTCAATATTTACGCATCAGACTTTGATGGCGAAAAACATATTTTTGTGGAACTCACTTCAGATATTGATACCCCCGAAACGCGAGAAAAACTCTTGAAACGTATCGACCTAGAATTTAAGGAACCAAATACGGAAACAGGAGATGCAGAAAAAAACAAAATCGAAACGCTTGCAAATGAAGCACTCCAAAAAGCTATCGAAGGAACATCGCTTGAAGAACTTGAAACTGAATACGCTCCGACAGCAGAGGAGTCTTTTTATCATATTTCCCTTAATCCCGATCAAAAAAAGTACCAAGATCAACTCCCAAAAGATTTGGCAGAAGAGCTCTGGGGAGCAGAGCCCAACACTGTTTTCTCAAAACTTATTCCTACAGAAGGAAATTATACTATTGATCAGTTCTCTCAACAGCTCCGACCAATTGAGGGATTCTCTATCGCACTCCTAAAATCAAAAGAGATGACTGACCGCACCAAAAAGGAGTCAGGAGAAGATTTTACAACTGTTGCTGATGAAGTTTCGGAAGATGAAGTGCGAGAAAAAACAGTAGATGAACTCCCAGAGGATACTCGTCAAACAGTTCTCACTACTGTTCAACCAAATCAGATTTCGGAAGTACTTGAAGTAGAAGGAAAGTTTGTGGTGTACAAGTTAATAAATGCAGTCGATGAAAACTCCCCTGCTCGTGTTCTTCAGATAGTTACAACAAAAAAAGAGGCGACAGAGGCGGCGAGGAAAAGGGTGATGAGTCAAGATGTCACCACAAAAGAAGAACAACTCGTATATGACGAACTTTTTTTCGAGGCTGTTCCCGAACAGTGGAAATCAATAGGACTTGATGGACAGTATTTTAAAATCGCAAAAATATCGCAAGATCAAACCGGTCTTCCGGTAACTTCTATAGAGTTTACAAATGAAGGCGCACAGAAATTTGAGGAAATTACAGGTCGCCTCGTCGGAAAACCTATGGCAATTTTTGTAGGAGGAGAATTTATTTCTGCCCCTATCATTCAAGAGAAAATTTCTGGAGGAACAGCGCAGATTTCTTTTAAGAGAAGCTTAAATTATTTAGAGGCACAAAAAGAAGCAATCTCACTTGCGCGTGATTTAAATGCCGGAGCCATTCCAGCGCCAATTGCTCTTGATGGAGAGGTAAAAATTGCCGCCTCCCTCGGAATAGACGCGCTCCAAACTTCGCTCCTTGGTGCAGGCATTGGATTTGTTTTGCTCTCTATTTGGCTTCTCTTCTCTTACCGTGTACTTGGGCTTTTTGCTGTCTTTTCGCTTTGCGTTTACGTTGTACTTCTCGTTGGAATATTGAAGTTTTTTCCGCAATTTGTTCTCACTCTTTCGGGAATTGCAGGTGTCATTCTTTCTGTTGGTATGGCAGTAGATGCGAATGTTCTCATTTTTGAGCGCATGCGCGAGGAACTTCGCTCTGGGAAAAACTTTTCCACCTCAATTGCTGTTGGTTTCGATCGCGCGTGGACATCTATTCGTGATGCCAATTTAACAACACTTATTGTGTGTGGCATCTTGTATCTCTTTGGAACATCAATGATTAAAGGTTTTGCCACAATGCTTGCCATTGGAATTATACTCTCTATGTTTACCGCCATTGCTGTCACGCGTGTGTTCATGAAAACCATTGTTGGAACAAAGATCTCTCGAAACCCCGCACTACTCACAAAGCTTTAG
- the purF gene encoding amidophosphoribosyltransferase: MCGVFGFFSHQDHIAQDIFDALTVLQHRGQDAAGVATCEQRGRFHMQKGLGLVRDVIRTRHVRQLFGNVGIGHTRYPTAGKSHEDEAQPFYVNSPYGIILAHNGNLTNTEQLAKEVFETDFRHLETTSDSEVLLNVFANEIAKGKRRTPSPNDVFEAISRTHDRIQGAYAVVGIIANVGLFAFRDPHGIRPLVLGTREHSFGPPEYAISSESVAFSPLDFKLVDDVAPGEAVFIDWSGKLHRKQCARNPKLNPCLFEFVYLARPDSIIDGISVYKSRLRLGELLGKKIQRLAPELDVDVVIPIPESARTCALELARSLDLKYREGFIKNRYIGRTFIMPGQKIRKKSVRYKLSAIDLEFRGKNVLLVDDSIVRGTTSKEIIRMAREAGAKKVYFASAAPPVRYPNVYGIDMPTRQELVAYGITEDEVGKIIGADRLFYQDLPDLISAAREGNPKIEIFDDSCFSGNYITGDVSEAYLQKVEANRGMSRGEEDGENQNPMTLL, translated from the coding sequence ATGTGTGGGGTTTTTGGGTTCTTTTCTCATCAAGATCACATTGCACAAGATATTTTTGATGCCCTTACGGTGCTTCAGCATCGTGGACAAGATGCCGCTGGTGTCGCCACTTGCGAACAACGTGGTCGATTTCATATGCAAAAAGGATTGGGATTAGTTCGAGATGTTATTCGAACACGACACGTTCGCCAGCTCTTTGGAAATGTTGGTATTGGTCATACGCGCTATCCAACTGCTGGAAAAAGTCATGAAGATGAAGCACAACCGTTTTACGTCAACTCGCCTTACGGTATTATTCTTGCACATAACGGAAATCTTACCAATACAGAGCAACTTGCCAAAGAAGTTTTTGAAACCGACTTTCGGCACCTCGAAACGACTTCCGACTCCGAAGTGCTCCTCAATGTATTTGCCAACGAAATTGCTAAGGGAAAAAGAAGAACTCCGTCTCCAAATGATGTATTTGAGGCTATTTCTCGTACACACGATCGTATTCAGGGGGCATACGCTGTTGTGGGAATTATTGCTAACGTTGGGCTCTTTGCCTTTCGTGATCCGCACGGTATTCGTCCGCTTGTTCTTGGAACACGCGAACATTCTTTTGGTCCGCCGGAGTATGCTATTTCCTCAGAATCGGTTGCCTTTTCTCCGCTCGATTTTAAGTTAGTGGATGATGTTGCCCCAGGGGAAGCAGTGTTTATTGACTGGTCTGGAAAACTGCACCGAAAACAGTGTGCCAGAAATCCAAAACTAAATCCGTGTCTTTTTGAATTTGTGTATCTTGCTCGTCCAGATTCTATTATTGATGGTATTTCCGTATACAAATCGAGGCTCCGACTCGGGGAACTTTTGGGGAAAAAAATACAACGACTTGCTCCAGAGCTCGATGTTGATGTTGTTATTCCTATTCCCGAAAGTGCTCGAACATGTGCTTTGGAGCTCGCACGATCACTCGATTTGAAATATCGAGAAGGCTTTATTAAAAACCGATACATTGGGCGAACGTTTATTATGCCTGGTCAGAAAATCCGAAAAAAATCTGTTCGATATAAGCTTTCCGCAATTGATCTTGAATTTCGTGGAAAGAACGTTCTCTTGGTTGATGATTCTATTGTTCGCGGAACCACTTCAAAAGAAATCATTCGCATGGCTCGCGAAGCAGGCGCAAAGAAAGTGTATTTTGCGAGTGCGGCACCGCCGGTTCGGTATCCAAATGTGTATGGAATTGATATGCCAACTCGCCAAGAACTTGTGGCATACGGAATAACAGAAGATGAAGTAGGAAAGATTATTGGTGCAGACCGACTTTTTTATCAAGATCTTCCCGATCTTATTTCTGCGGCTCGTGAGGGGAATCCGAAAATAGAAATCTTTGATGATTCGTGTTTTAGCGGAAATTATATTACCGGAGATGTGAGTGAAGCATATTTACAGAAAGTGGAGGCAAATCGTGGAATGAGTCGCGGAGAGGAAGATGGGGAAAATCAAAACCCAATGACGCTTTTATAA
- the folE gene encoding GTP cyclohydrolase I FolE — MDIKQLENLCKELLEGIGENTNREGLQETPRRFAHAWKEMISGYGEESKLAEMCTTFEGENYDEMIVVKNIEFHSLCEHHLLPIIGSATVGYIPEKKIIGVSKIPRIVEIFARRLQNQERLTMQIADTLVEVLQPKGVAVLISATHLCMTMRGVHKQNSVMETSAVRGIFRKDSRTRAEFFGMGK, encoded by the coding sequence ATGGATATAAAACAGCTTGAAAATCTTTGCAAAGAACTTCTCGAAGGAATTGGAGAAAATACAAATCGAGAAGGACTTCAAGAAACGCCACGTCGATTTGCTCATGCGTGGAAAGAAATGATTTCTGGCTATGGAGAAGAAAGCAAATTGGCAGAAATGTGCACCACGTTTGAAGGGGAAAATTATGATGAAATGATTGTTGTGAAAAACATTGAGTTTCACTCACTTTGCGAACATCATTTACTCCCTATCATTGGTTCCGCAACGGTGGGATACATTCCTGAGAAAAAAATTATTGGTGTTTCAAAAATTCCTCGAATTGTAGAAATTTTCGCTCGGCGCTTGCAAAACCAAGAACGCCTGACCATGCAAATTGCCGATACTCTTGTAGAAGTTCTTCAGCCAAAAGGAGTAGCAGTGCTCATTTCGGCAACTCATCTCTGCATGACTATGAGAGGAGTTCACAAACAAAATTCTGTGATGGAAACCTCAGCCGTTCGTGGAATTTTTCGAAAAGATTCACGAACACGAGCTGAATTTTTTGGAATGGGAAAATAG
- a CDS encoding LOG family protein — translation MDPHTVLSIVSPVDVESELRLAHFRVVIFGSARIRRGGERYQQVYELSRKIAHHNIDIVTGGGPGIMEAANAGHHAGRNSHDSHSIGFTVNLPFEENVNKHLDYRKHFTHFSDRLDHFMAMANVIIVMPGGVGTCLELSYSWQLTQVRHMKKIPIILMGDMWEGFLRWVREYPLEKGYISPGDMENIFLVKNNSEAMNIILPEYESYQELSLEERQAFKTYRLEETKKEAPPKSDLAKGKQKVE, via the coding sequence ATGGATCCACACACCGTTCTCTCTATTGTATCTCCTGTCGATGTAGAATCTGAACTTCGACTTGCCCACTTTCGAGTGGTTATTTTTGGATCTGCACGAATACGACGTGGAGGAGAGCGGTATCAGCAAGTTTATGAGCTTTCGAGAAAAATAGCACATCATAATATTGATATTGTTACCGGAGGAGGTCCGGGGATTATGGAAGCGGCAAATGCGGGACATCATGCTGGACGAAATAGCCACGATTCACACTCTATCGGATTTACAGTTAACCTTCCGTTTGAAGAGAATGTTAATAAACATCTTGATTACCGAAAACATTTCACGCATTTTTCCGATCGGCTCGACCATTTTATGGCGATGGCAAATGTTATTATTGTTATGCCAGGTGGAGTGGGAACCTGCCTCGAACTTTCCTATTCATGGCAATTAACGCAAGTACGACACATGAAAAAAATTCCCATTATTCTTATGGGAGATATGTGGGAAGGATTTTTAAGATGGGTAAGAGAATATCCTCTCGAAAAAGGATATATCAGCCCCGGAGACATGGAGAATATCTTTCTCGTAAAGAATAATAGCGAAGCCATGAATATTATTCTTCCAGAGTATGAGTCTTATCAAGAACTCTCTCTTGAAGAACGTCAAGCATTTAAAACGTATCGCCTTGAGGAGACAAAAAAAGAAGCACCGCCAAAATCGGATCTCGCAAAGGGAAAACAAAAAGTGGAATAG
- the dprA gene encoding DNA-protecting protein DprA: MSSESREILAGFAETDMLSVPRLSLFRNYFGSLKSAWDCDNAKEFLTAGLGEKATALFLERKKSANPQKFFASLEKCGASLIFWEDDAYPQRLKNITSPPIFLFCRGEIQTEDQFSLAVVGTRRISAHGKQMTERMVSGLVRAGMTIISGLARGVDALAHRKTLQENGRTIAVLGCGIDTIYPPEHHELAEDILASGAILSEFPPGTPPHAYHFPRRNRIVSGLSLGTLVVEGAEKSGSLITARFALDQNREVFAIPGSPSSSTTLGPNRLIQKGEAKLVLTPEDILEEIAAPAIESQHAVQKFFPPDGAERTVYDLLPEEPTLFDDLLRKSEFSSAQFASTLTILEMKGFVTQFGGNRWAKS, encoded by the coding sequence ATGTCGTCTGAATCGCGCGAAATACTCGCCGGTTTTGCAGAAACGGATATGCTTAGTGTTCCGCGGCTCTCACTCTTTCGAAATTATTTTGGAAGCCTGAAATCGGCATGGGATTGCGACAACGCAAAAGAATTTCTTACTGCCGGACTTGGCGAAAAAGCGACGGCACTTTTTTTGGAACGCAAAAAATCGGCAAATCCTCAAAAGTTTTTTGCATCTCTGGAAAAATGTGGTGCGTCACTCATTTTTTGGGAAGATGATGCCTATCCTCAGCGACTCAAAAACATTACTTCTCCTCCAATATTCCTCTTCTGCCGAGGAGAAATTCAAACAGAAGATCAGTTTTCTTTAGCAGTTGTAGGAACGCGGCGTATTTCAGCACACGGAAAACAGATGACCGAACGAATGGTGAGTGGACTCGTTCGTGCAGGAATGACGATTATTTCAGGATTGGCACGCGGTGTCGACGCACTCGCACACCGAAAAACCTTGCAAGAAAATGGAAGAACTATTGCCGTTCTCGGATGCGGTATCGACACCATTTATCCGCCAGAACACCACGAACTTGCAGAAGATATTCTTGCTTCTGGTGCTATTCTCTCGGAATTTCCTCCGGGAACGCCACCACACGCTTACCATTTTCCTCGGCGAAATCGTATTGTTTCTGGGCTTTCTTTGGGAACACTTGTTGTGGAGGGAGCAGAAAAAAGTGGCTCACTTATTACTGCGCGCTTTGCACTCGACCAAAACCGTGAGGTGTTTGCTATTCCGGGAAGTCCGTCTTCTTCTACTACTCTTGGACCGAACCGACTCATTCAAAAAGGGGAAGCAAAGCTCGTTCTTACTCCAGAAGATATTTTAGAAGAAATTGCCGCTCCGGCGATAGAATCACAACATGCCGTACAAAAGTTTTTTCCACCGGATGGAGCAGAACGAACCGTCTACGATTTATTACCCGAAGAACCAACACTTTTTGATGATCTTTTGCGCAAAAGCGAATTTTCTTCGGCGCAATTTGCTTCCACGCTTACTATTTTAGAAATGAAAGGCTTTGTCACACAATTTGGAGGAAATCGATGGGCAAAATCATAA
- the purE gene encoding 5-(carboxyamino)imidazole ribonucleotide mutase: MNSAPLVGIIMGSASDLPVLSKAADILKEFGVSHEVAIVSAHRTPERMFEYAKTAEKRGLRVIIAGAGGAAHLPGMVASLTPLPVIGVPVKSSNSLDGWDSILSILQMPNGIPVATVALNAAQNAGILATKILATSNTELLQKLQNYQESLAQKVQQGDEKLQWEGMQSILSQESNVV; encoded by the coding sequence ATGAATTCTGCTCCGCTCGTTGGCATCATTATGGGAAGCGCATCCGATCTTCCCGTACTTTCGAAGGCGGCGGATATTTTGAAAGAATTTGGCGTTTCACACGAGGTTGCTATTGTTTCCGCACATCGCACACCAGAGCGAATGTTTGAATATGCAAAAACCGCAGAAAAACGTGGTTTGCGCGTTATTATTGCCGGAGCAGGAGGTGCCGCACATCTTCCGGGAATGGTGGCTTCACTCACACCACTTCCCGTAATTGGTGTTCCGGTAAAGTCGTCAAATAGTTTAGATGGATGGGATTCTATTCTCTCTATTCTCCAAATGCCAAACGGCATTCCCGTGGCGACTGTTGCGCTCAACGCCGCACAAAACGCTGGGATTCTTGCCACAAAAATTCTCGCAACATCCAATACAGAACTTCTTCAGAAGCTACAAAATTATCAAGAGTCACTCGCACAAAAAGTTCAGCAAGGAGATGAAAAACTCCAGTGGGAAGGAATGCAAAGTATCCTTTCTCAAGAGTCGAATGTCGTCTGA